GGGTTCTTGCAGCTCAGTCTATACCAGGCCGGATTTTGAACCCGGTCCAAGGTCACGCCCATGAGAATAGCACCCCGCTCCTCACTCGCCTGGAAGAGGACGACAAAGATTAGACTGGAGCCATGCTCTTTGCCTCGCCTCTCTCCCGCACCCTCATCGGACTCGCGCTTCTTCTCGCCCTCGTCCCCCTGGCCGGCGCGCAGACGCTCCGCTTCGGCCTCGAGGCGGCGCCGCCGGGTCTCAGGCCCCTGCTCACAGCCTCGGATCTCGACGCCGGCTGGGCCAGGGTAACGCTGCGCCTCGGGGTGACGCCGGGACGCGCCTTTGAGGTGGGCGCCGCCGCGCGCCGCACCCTGACCCTGGGCCCGCTCGGCAACGTCATCCTGGACACGGGCGCCGACCTGAGCACGGCGGGCGAGTTCGACCTTTCCCTTCAGGGCCGGGGCACCGTCGCCACCGTCGCGGCGCGGCTGCGGCTCGAGGCCTTCAACGTAGGCCCCGCCCGTTTCGAGCGGGCGCGGGCCTTCGCCGAAGACAGCCGGCCAGCCTACCCCCTGGCCGGGGACCACCCTCTCGGCCTGCGCTTAGCAGCAGGCTTCTCCTACCGCTTGGACCGGCTGCTGGTTCTGGCCGTGGACCCCGAGCTCGCTTGGTTGAGCGGCCGGGGCTTCGGCGGCGGCTTCGGCGCCGCCCTGCAGTTCAGGCGGCTCGTAGGCCAGGACGACGGCCACGCGCTCGTCCTGGCCGGCCTCGAGCCCGGCACGGGCGCGGGCTTCGCGGCGGCGGGCTTCGAGTACCGCCTCAACCGCGCGGGCTGGCCGACACTGCGGGCCACGGCCCTCATAGGCGGCGGCAGCCTGGGGCTAAAGCCGGGACTGCGCCTCGAGCTGAGCGGCGCGGCAGAGACGCTAAGCTACAGCCTGAGCCTGGCCGCCGAACCCTACCGCGTCCCCGGCCCGCGCTTCTTGGGCAGCCTGGGCTTGAGCCACCCCCTCGGCGCGGGGACGCTTGACCTGCGACTCCTGGCCGCGCCGGGCTCGGCGCTCGGCTCCTTCGGGGCCAACCTGGGCTACAGCCTGGAGTTCTAAAAGCAGGGGCCGGAGAACAGAGGCCGGAATGACCGTTTTGACGTCTTCCGGCGCCTGTCCCTAAAGAACCCCCTCCAGATAGTCGAGCACGCCGGTGCGAATCGGCATGAAGTAGAGGTGGGCGTTTCGCTCTTCGGCGAAGCGAAGCGCCCGCGCGGCCAAGGCCCGGTTCCAGGCCAGGCTGGGCTCGAAGTCGGCGGGAAAGACGGCGCCGTTTCTCGTCTTCCAATAGGACAGAGAGCGCTGGGTCGTCACCGAGGTGAAGCCCCAGAAGACCGGCGCGTCCGGCAGCAGCTCGGCCCAGACCACCATCAGCCTGAGGTCGAAAAAGGGCTGGGTGAAGAGGCCGTCGGCGCCCACCTCGAGCTTTCGCAGGGCGTAGTCGCGCTCGGCCCTGAACGACTGCCGGTAGGGGTCCAAGGCGGCGTAGACGGTCATCCCCGGCAGCTCGCGCTTGACCTTCTTGATGACATCGGTAGA
The Deinococcota bacterium genome window above contains:
- a CDS encoding methylenetetrahydrofolate reductase — encoded protein: ELVPRGETSLCSELELIRARLPRVDTINIPDVLRFPLRSWQGCEVARRYYASAIPHLRAIDIDLDRPLPMAELLRQGGISEVLVVTGDAPADMSRVVYPSSSTDVIKKVKRELPGMTVYAALDPYRQSFRAERDYALRKLEVGADGLFTQPFFDLRLMVVWAELLPDAPVFWGFTSVTTQRSLSYWKTRNGAVFPADFEPSLAWNRALAARALRFAEERNAHLYFMPIRTGVLDYLEGVL